A genome region from Salvelinus alpinus chromosome 26, SLU_Salpinus.1, whole genome shotgun sequence includes the following:
- the LOC139555276 gene encoding uncharacterized protein isoform X2 — MDILILICILLLSAPAVSELEVTGIIGESVLLSCDLNSSTAIDTSRLRFYWQDKSGKVLYSFNKGEENQHQARFPTPSVTVNKTNMNTTCSTQGGYPQPVVTWTIQDVLLAQNRTLDPWEVQTKRQPDPESGLYTVWSQVNIRENQTVTCHIFNPVLRETVSNTTIVNSNQSINTDPAGDVQEGFSLIIIVVITTVLILFCFGVGGRGYFVYKKRCRASGGTKEVEGKNHQGNGIVETELCTGVGRHQTF, encoded by the exons ATGGACATCCTGATATtaatttgtattttgttgttgtcTG CACCAGCTGTATCTGAGTTGGAAGTCACTGGGATTATAGGAGAGTCTGTTCTCCTGTCCTGTGACCTGAATTCATCCACGGCCATCGACACATCAAGACTCCGGTTCTATTGGCAAGATAAGTCCGGAAAAGTGTTGTACTCGTTCAACAAAGGAGAAGAGAATCAACATCAAG CACGGTTCCCGACACCCAGTGTGACTGTGAACAAGACAAATATGAATACCACGTGTTCAACCCAGGGGGGATACCCACAGCCAGTCGTCACATGGACCATCCAGGACGTCCTATTGGCTCAGAACCGCACTCTGGACCCGTGGGAAGTACAGACCAAAAGACAACCTGATCCTGAAAGTGGACTGTACACCGTCTGGAGCCAAGTGAATATAAGAGAAAATCAGACGGTGACCTGCCATATCTTCAACCCCGTTCTGAGAGAGACTGTGAGCAACACAACCATCGTCAACTCCAATCAGAGCATTAACACAGACCCTGCAG GTGATGTTCAGGAAGGCTTTTCTCTCATAATTATTGTAGTTATCACTACAGTATTGATTCTGTTTTGCTTCGGTGTCGGTGGGAGGGGTTATTTTGTGTACAAAAAAC GTTGTAGAGCCAGTGGTGGAACCAAAGAAGTTGAAGGGAAGAACCATCAAGGAAATGGTATTGTTGAGACAGAGCTTTGTACAGGCGTAGGCCGGCACCAGACATTCTAG
- the LOC139555276 gene encoding CD276 antigen homolog isoform X1 — protein sequence MDILILICILLLSAPAVSELEVTGIIGESVLLSCDLNSSTAIDTSRLRFYWQDKSGKVLYSFNKGEENQHQGNLYTNRTKAFGSEMSSGNISIKLSQVTLEDKQNVYWAFPTLFDENDKHILELIKVCRATLLVAARFPTPSVTVNKTNMNTTCSTQGGYPQPVVTWTIQDVLLAQNRTLDPWEVQTKRQPDPESGLYTVWSQVNIRENQTVTCHIFNPVLRETVSNTTIVNSNQSINTDPAGDVQEGFSLIIIVVITTVLILFCFGVGGRGYFVYKKRCRASGGTKEVEGKNHQGNGIVETELCTGVGRHQTF from the exons ATGGACATCCTGATATtaatttgtattttgttgttgtcTG CACCAGCTGTATCTGAGTTGGAAGTCACTGGGATTATAGGAGAGTCTGTTCTCCTGTCCTGTGACCTGAATTCATCCACGGCCATCGACACATCAAGACTCCGGTTCTATTGGCAAGATAAGTCCGGAAAAGTGTTGTACTCGTTCAACAAAGGAGAAGAGAATCAACATCAAGGTAACCTTTACACAAACAGAACTAAAGCCTTTGGGTCTGAGATGAGTTCTGGGAATATCTCTATCAAACTCAGCCAAGTAACACTTGAAGACAAGCAGAACGTCTACTGGGCTTTCCCTACACTGTTTGACGAGAATGATAAGCATATCCTCGAGTTGATAAAAGTGTGTCGCGCTACCCTACTTGTGGCAG CACGGTTCCCGACACCCAGTGTGACTGTGAACAAGACAAATATGAATACCACGTGTTCAACCCAGGGGGGATACCCACAGCCAGTCGTCACATGGACCATCCAGGACGTCCTATTGGCTCAGAACCGCACTCTGGACCCGTGGGAAGTACAGACCAAAAGACAACCTGATCCTGAAAGTGGACTGTACACCGTCTGGAGCCAAGTGAATATAAGAGAAAATCAGACGGTGACCTGCCATATCTTCAACCCCGTTCTGAGAGAGACTGTGAGCAACACAACCATCGTCAACTCCAATCAGAGCATTAACACAGACCCTGCAG GTGATGTTCAGGAAGGCTTTTCTCTCATAATTATTGTAGTTATCACTACAGTATTGATTCTGTTTTGCTTCGGTGTCGGTGGGAGGGGTTATTTTGTGTACAAAAAAC GTTGTAGAGCCAGTGGTGGAACCAAAGAAGTTGAAGGGAAGAACCATCAAGGAAATGGTATTGTTGAGACAGAGCTTTGTACAGGCGTAGGCCGGCACCAGACATTCTAG